The DNA region AGAGCTAGAAAACCACTACTACAATCACTACCAGAGCACGGCAGCCGCCGACAGGCTCATCGTCTGAGAAACCCTCCGGACACACCGGAGCGATTCAACAAGGACGGCTCTAAGGGCACGTTGACCGGGCAAAATAACTGGGCGTCGATTAGCTTCCGCGGTGGCAATATCGGAAGTGGCCAAGCGCTCAAGACCCGTTCGTCGACGTTTGAGGAAGTTGGACCCGAGCTGACCAAGGCTGATTGGGACCTGCTCCAACAGGGGATGCAGCCGTAATTTAGCTGAGCAATATTCTTAATAGCATAAAGGCTTCGGGATGGTTGGATGGTTCGTCCACAACCGTCCCGAAGCCTTTATGCGTTGGGATGACCGCCTGCCGTGAGAACATTGCTTTGAGAACAGCTTTGAAGATATGAAAGACACCCTCCGCGCAGAAGGAGATTGGCATGACGGAAAACGTTGTTCCGGAAGACAACCCGGAGGAACTGACTCCGGAACTTGATCCTGAAGCTGCGGCGAAAGCCGAAAAGCTCGCCGATTGGAAAGTCTTCCGCGTGGTCGTCGCGCTTATTGGTCTGGCATTGCTGGCCATCGGGCTCTATGACGTGATTGCTGGCGCCAAAGGTGCTCCCGGGTTTACCGGAACCTCTGATCCCAGCTTGGAATCCAGTTATCGCTTCCTCGCCGGAGTTTTTCTCGGCACTGGTATTGCTTTCATTGCCATTGCGATCAAATTCCAGTGGGCCCAGGTACTTTTCTTCGTCAGCGGGATGATTTTCCTGGGCGGGCTAGCCAGAGTGCTTTCTTGGGCGCTTTCTGGCACGCCAACCCCGCTGGCAATTTTCGAAATTATTGCCGAGCTGGTGTTCCCGCCGGTGGTTGTGGTCTGGTACCTCTGGGTCAACCGGACGCAGAAGCTTCGTGCCAGTTACCGGCAAGGACGGTCCTGCCCAAAGAACTAGTTGGCAGCTGACGAATTCCAAACGAAAGAACAGCGATACAAGTGCAGTACTTCAACGGCATCTCTGATGTGCCCACCGGCTTCGGCCCGTCTGTAGTGACCTTGGGAAATTTTGATGGTGTGCACCGAGGGCACCAGGAAGTCCTTCGGAATCTGGTGTCAGATGCTCGGAAACGCGGGGCGAAAGCGGTGGCCATCACCTTCGACCCGCACCCGGCTAAGGTGCATCGGCCGGATTCTGCGCCCGGTCAAATAATGAGTTTGGCTGACCGGGTGGCGACGATGGCTGCTACTGGTTTGGACGCCGTATTGGTCTTGCATTACACCTTGGACTTCGCGCAGCAGAGCGCTGAAGAGTTCGTCCAGTCAACCTTTGTCGATGCTTTGAAAGCGACTTCGGTGGTGGTTGGCCACGATGTGCGGTTTGGCCGAGGCAATAGCGGGGACCTGGCAACCATGCAGCAGCTGGGTACGAAATTCGGTTTCGACGTCGAAGTGATCGGTGAGTTTGGTACTGAACGACGGTGTTCTTCCACCTGGGTGCGCGAAGCATTGGACCACGGCGACGTTCGGACCGCAGCCGAGGTGCTTGGTAGAGCTCACCATATGCGTGGCACCGTTGTGCACGGTGCTGCTCGAGGCAGAGAGCTTGGCTTCCCGACGGCAAACCTTGCCCCTGATTCGTCAGGGTATATTCCGGCCGATGGAATTTACGCTGGGTGGCTGTTGGATGAAGCTGCAACTCGCTGGCCGGCCGCAATCTCAGTGGGTTCCAATCCGACCTTCGAAGGCGTTAGCCGACAGGTCGAGGCCCACGTCATTGATCGACCAGAGGAAGCCGTCGAAGATTTCAATCTTTACGGTCAATCAGTGACGGTGGAGTTCGTTGAACATTTACGCGGCATGGTGGCTTATACCGGGCCAGAAGCGTTGATCGAACAGATGTGCAAAGACGTGGTGCAGGCGCGGGAAGTGTTGCAGGCAGACGAGGCGCTCCGGTCGGCCTAGTTCGCCTCGCAGCTAGTTTGAGAAAGCGTTGAGCTGGGTCTAGGCTGAGCCGAATGAACGCCAAAACGAGCAGTATTCTCCGGGCCCGGAACCCCATTTAGGCGATCTATCGAATCGGTATTGCGGTCAAAGGGTATTGCGGTCAAAGGTATTGACGGCGCTATTGAATTGATCGCTGGCCTAGTGCTCTGGCTTTTCCCGCAGTTGCTGACCTCAATGCTGCAGCCGATCGCTGAGGTGGTACCGGGCCACCACCCGATCCGCAATTTCATTGGTTACTGGGCTGGCCGGATGGACCATGAGTTGAGCAATGGATCACACGCCTTTGTGATTTTTTCCTGCTCGCGCACGGTGTGGTCAAACTAGTGCTCGTATACTGCCTCTTCAAGGAGTATCACTGGGTCTACCCTTATCCACTGACGGTATTGGCTCTGTTTACGGTTTACCAGGTCTACGTGCTGATCAAGCAGCCTACTATCGGCATGGGATTCCTTACGGTTCTCGATGTTGCCATCATCTGGTTAGTCTGGCGGGAATGGCGTGACTTGAAGAAGAAAGCCAGCGCCTGATTTTCGCCGTCGATCTCTTCGGCGAAGTAGTTGTGTCGACAGACTCCGCCCGCACAGCGTAAACTGGAAGCGTGAATCTGGCTGCAGTCCGTGGCGGCTGGATTCCGTGTTGCGTACAGACCGTTGCGGTTAGTCGCAATACGTACCCGTTGACAAGCTGTTAGTCGGGACGCACGGCACAACTCAAGGAGTTACCTGTGGCATTAGAAGCCGCTGTAAAGCAAGAAATCATCAAAGAATACGCAACCGGTGAAGCTGATACCGGTTCGCCCGAGGTGCAGATCGCGATGCTCTCCAAGCGCATCTTGGATCTGACCGAACACCTCAAAGTACACAAGCACGATCACCACACCCGCCGTGGCCTGATGGCTCTGGTCGGTCGTCGTAAGCGTCTGCTCACGTACTTGAAAGACACCGATATCACGCGTTACCGTGCGCTCATTGAGCGCCTCGGCTTGCGTCGATAACACCCTGCTGAGGCCGTGCCTTCCAAAGGAAGGCACGGCCTCAGCAGGTTTCAACTGAATCATTAGGAGCGGACGAACACTAAGCATTCGCGGTCCTCGGTAGTGGTTTACGGGCAAGTTGCTAAGGCAACGCTCCCCGTGGGCCTCGATCGAAGACCGGGTGCGGTCAAGTGAACGGACGGCTCCTCACACTAGAAACGGAGGTGACTCTCTTATGGAGGGTCCCGAAATTCAATTCTCCGAGGCAGTGATCGACAACGGTCGCTTCGGCAAACGCACTATCCGCTTTGAAACCGGTCGCCTCGCCCAGCAAGCTGCTGGCGCCGCGATGGTTTACATCGATGACGACACCGCGCTGCTTTCAGCAACGACTGCTGGCAAACAGCCGCGCGAAGGTTTTGACTTTTTCCCGCTTACCGTGGACGTGGAAGAGCGTATGTACGCTGCTGGCCGCATCCCGGGTTCATTCTTCCGCCGTGAAGGCCGTCCTTCGACTGAAGCCATCTTGGCTTGTCGCTTGATGGACCGCCCGCTGCGCCCAGCTTTCGTCAAGGGCCTGCGTAACGAAGTTCAGATCGTCGTCACCGTGCTGGCGATCAACCCGGACGAACTGTACGACGTCGTCGCGATCAACGCATCGTCGATGTCCACTCAGCTTTCCGGTCTGCCGTTTTCCGGTCCGATCGGTGGCGTTCGCGTCGCATTGATCGAAGACCAGTGGGTAGCTTTCCCGCGTCACTCCGAGATGGAAAAAGCTGTCTTCAACATGGTTGTTGCCGGCCGCGTTGCCGGTGACGACGTCGCGATCATGATGGTTGAAGCTGAAGCTACCGACAACTCATGGAACCTGATCAAGGAAAACGGTGCGACTGCGCCGACTGAAGAGATCGTTTCCGAAGGTCTGGAAGCTGCTAAGCCGTTCATCAAGGCGCTCTGTGAAGCACAGGCTGACTTGGCTGCGCGCGCTGCTAAACCGACCGTCGAATTCCCGATCTTCTTGGATTACCAAGATGACATCTTCGAAGCCGTCAACGCTGCCGCTG from Renibacterium salmoninarum ATCC 33209 includes:
- the rpsO gene encoding 30S ribosomal protein S15, translating into MALEAAVKQEIIKEYATGEADTGSPEVQIAMLSKRILDLTEHLKVHKHDHHTRRGLMALVGRRKRLLTYLKDTDITRYRALIERLGLRR
- a CDS encoding DUF4345 domain-containing protein, yielding MTENVVPEDNPEELTPELDPEAAAKAEKLADWKVFRVVVALIGLALLAIGLYDVIAGAKGAPGFTGTSDPSLESSYRFLAGVFLGTGIAFIAIAIKFQWAQVLFFVSGMIFLGGLARVLSWALSGTPTPLAIFEIIAELVFPPVVVVWYLWVNRTQKLRASYRQGRSCPKN
- a CDS encoding bifunctional riboflavin kinase/FAD synthetase, which codes for MQYFNGISDVPTGFGPSVVTLGNFDGVHRGHQEVLRNLVSDARKRGAKAVAITFDPHPAKVHRPDSAPGQIMSLADRVATMAATGLDAVLVLHYTLDFAQQSAEEFVQSTFVDALKATSVVVGHDVRFGRGNSGDLATMQQLGTKFGFDVEVIGEFGTERRCSSTWVREALDHGDVRTAAEVLGRAHHMRGTVVHGAARGRELGFPTANLAPDSSGYIPADGIYAGWLLDEAATRWPAAISVGSNPTFEGVSRQVEAHVIDRPEEAVEDFNLYGQSVTVEFVEHLRGMVAYTGPEALIEQMCKDVVQAREVLQADEALRSA
- a CDS encoding DUF2127 domain-containing protein, which translates into the protein MLVYCLFKEYHWVYPYPLTVLALFTVYQVYVLIKQPTIGMGFLTVLDVAIIWLVWREWRDLKKKASA